A stretch of the Aegilops tauschii subsp. strangulata cultivar AL8/78 chromosome 4, Aet v6.0, whole genome shotgun sequence genome encodes the following:
- the LOC109785073 gene encoding WD repeat-containing protein VIP3, producing MKLAGLKSVDGAHEDSIWAAAWVPAVDHRPTALLLTGSIDETVRAWQPDDLAAASPPAGGHALGVISLAAHPAGVIAAAVSIDSHVRVFDVDSGASIATLDAAPSEVWGVQFHPKGVALAAAGGGSGSVKLWDTEKWQPIASLPVPRPEGARPDKTGSGKFVLSVAWSPDGKLLACGSMDGTIAVYDAVRMKFLHHLEGHHMPVRSMVFSPVDPHVLLTGCDDSHIHIYDAKEKGLIGAMSGHASWVLSIDVSPDGMAVATGSSDRTVRLWDINARASVQTMSNHSDQVWAVAFRPPGGEGVRAGRLASASDDKSISLYDYS from the exons ATGAAGCTTGCGGGGCTCAAGTCGGTGGACGGAGCTCACGAGGACTCGATCTGGGCGGCCGCGTGGGTGCCCGCTGTTGACCACCGCCCCACGGCGCTGCTTCTCACCGGCTCCATCGACGAGACCGTCCGCGCCTGGCAACCCGACGACCTCGCCGCCGCGTCCCCCCCGGCGGGAGGGCACGCGCTCGGAGTGATATCCCTCGCGGCGCATCCTGCCGGGGTCATAGCCGCCGCGGTCTCCATCGACAGCCACGTCCGCGTCTTCGACGTCGACTCCGGCGCATCCATCGCCACGCTCGATGCCGCGCCCTCCGAGGTCTGGGGCGTTCAGTTCCACCCCAAG GGTGTTGCTCTGGCTGCAGCTGGTGGTGGCAGTGGATCAGTAAAACTCTGGGACACGGAGAAGTGGCAACCTATTGCCAGCCTTCCTGTTCCGCGTCCAGAGGGAGCTCGCCCCGATAAAACAGGCAGCGGCAAGTTTGTTCTTTCAGTGGCCTGGAGTCCAGATGGCAAGCTCTTAGCATGTGGATCCATGGATGGCACGATTGCGGTGTATGATGCGGTCCGCATGAAGTTCCTCCACCACCTGGAGGGGCACCACATGCCAGTGAGGTCCATGGTGTTCTCGCCGGTGGACCCCCATGTGCTCTTGACCGGATGTGACGACTCCCACATCCACATATACGATGCCAAGGAGAAGGGCCTGATCGGGGCCATGTCGGGTCATGCGAGCTGGGTGCTGAGCATCGACGTGAGCCCGGATGGCATGGCGGTGGCGACAGGCTCCAGCGACCGCACCGTCCGGCTCTGGGACATCAATGCGAGGGCGTCAGTTCAGACCATGAGCAACCACTCAGACCAGGTCTGGGCCGTTGCATTCCGGCCGCCGGGAGGGGAAGGAGTCCGTGCTGGCCGGCTCGCCAGCGCTTCGGATGACAAGAGCATCTCCCTGTACGATTACTCCTAG